Genomic segment of uncultured Methanobrevibacter sp.:
TCCTGTCCTCATGCAATGGAAGGTTATGGTGCATCCATTGGACAAAACCCTGAATTGACTAAAAATGTTGTAAAGGCAGTCAAGGATGCTGTTGATGTGCCTATTCTTGCAAAATTGACTCCAAATGTAACTGACATTTCAGAAATTGCAGTTGCAGCTGAAGAAGCTGGAGCAGATGGATTGACATTGATCAATTCCTTAGGTCCTGGAATGAAAATTGATATTGTAACTGGAAATCCAATACTTGCAAACAAGTTTGGTGGAATGAGTGGGCCTGCAATTAAGCCAATAGCTGTTCGTTGCGTTTATGATGCATTTGCCGCAACTGACATTCCAATTGTTGGTGTTGGTGGAATACGCAATTATGCTGATGTTATAGAGTTCCTCTATGCAGGTGCAAGTGCTGTTCAAATCGGAACTTCAATCATGTATGAAGGTCCTGAAATATTCGGAAGGATTACAAGTGATTTGGAAGAGTTTATAGAGGAAAGTGAATTTGATTCAATTAATGATATGGTGGGCTTTGCTCATAAGGAGCCATAGTTTTAGTGGGTGATAGAATGAATGTACCTCAAGTTTTAGAGATTAAAAAGATTATAGAAGAGACTCCTACAATCAAGACTTTCATTTTTGATTGGACTATGGTTGGTGAAAATATTCCAACTCCTGGTCAATTTGTAATGGTTTGGAATTTCAAGGATGAAAAGCCAATGTCCATTTCCTACATCGATGTCGGCAAGGGCGAGCTTGGAATAACAGTTAAAAAAGTTGGAGAGTTTACTGAAAACTTGCATACACTTAAGGAAGGTGACAAGTTAGGTCTTAGAGGTCCGTATGGAAACGGGTTTGACACCGATTTAAAGGGCATGAGAGTTTTAGCTATTGGTGGTGGAGTTGGAATGGCTCCTATAGCTTCATTCACTGAAGCTGCATTGAAAAATAAGGCTCAAGTGGATGTTGTTTGTGCAGCACAAACCAAGGATGAGCTATTG
This window contains:
- a CDS encoding dihydroorotate dehydrogenase electron transfer subunit, with protein sequence MNVPQVLEIKKIIEETPTIKTFIFDWTMVGENIPTPGQFVMVWNFKDEKPMSISYIDVGKGELGITVKKVGEFTENLHTLKEGDKLGLRGPYGNGFDTDLKGMRVLAIGGGVGMAPIASFTEAALKNKAQVDVVCAAQTKDELLFDERLKAKGAKVYTCTDDGSCGFKGFATHRVLQLIEHKEYDWAVVCGPEVMMRPLYGSLESNMIEGEYSMERYMKCAIGVCGQCCVDNTGWRICAEGPVFSSDQVSEIVEFGKFHRTASGMKEYF
- a CDS encoding dihydroorotate dehydrogenase, with the protein product MLKTKLCGVRLKNPLMLAAGVLGSHASSLNWILKSGAGAVVSKSFSKEPNDGYKNPTTVAVEGGIINAIGLSSPGVEAFIDELERVDRIKGKSIASIYGATPDEFAYVAGKVEDLVDMIELNVSCPHAMEGYGASIGQNPELTKNVVKAVKDAVDVPILAKLTPNVTDISEIAVAAEEAGADGLTLINSLGPGMKIDIVTGNPILANKFGGMSGPAIKPIAVRCVYDAFAATDIPIVGVGGIRNYADVIEFLYAGASAVQIGTSIMYEGPEIFGRITSDLEEFIEESEFDSINDMVGFAHKEP